In the genome of Aspergillus luchuensis IFO 4308 DNA, chromosome 2, nearly complete sequence, one region contains:
- a CDS encoding RNA-binding protein (COG:A;~EggNog:ENOG410PWN8;~InterPro:IPR000504,IPR012677,IPR035979;~PFAM:PF00076;~go_function: GO:0003676 - nucleic acid binding [Evidence IEA]), which yields MPFPPREKGRMAKSGRSEEEFVLFLQGIPAHCRWQELKDLVRQTALHIRQAVVYDDQHGFPTGLGQIIVKNEDEAWRTYHRLSTNGWEGQSLVVTLARTSSPTRPIAGPTKSPTCVIPPNYVPGYSTPPRSTQNMAVPPSPISPEPILSGSPNCPTYPATDYGPMVHPLPMPQQPFMPFPTDPVTQQPITGIPPSPAPLRHSFGDAFAVPFLPTYPFTTTPPFPDAPAHGGFSLPGRRAHMSGKASYGYNPAFAPQIYHTGGPGPRSSPRRTIFVQNLSPTTTDKLLRAFIEESGATVEQSEVSTDPDTGRCKGFARITLRTADEAKRVVAQYNGINFMDAKIRVKIDRSLHVAYSLTRERHTGSVPLANTNGPVAKNQGPYGPGNNNSPRSSSLSSSTSASSKSGEHCGPLVVNGSNTGTKAAVAT from the exons ATGCCTTTCCCTCCACGCGAGAAGGGCCGGATGGCAAAATCCGGAAGGTCAGAAGAGGAATTCGTTCTATTTCTTCAGGGA ATACCGGCACACTGTCGCTGGCAAGAGCTCAAGGACCTAGTCCGCCAGACAGCCTTACATATCCGTCAAGCTGTGGTCTACGATGACCAGCATGGATTTCCAACCGGTCTTGGCCAGATCATTGTGAAGAACGAAGACGAAGCATGGCGGACCTACC ATAGGCTATCTACGAACGGCTGGGAAGGCCAGAGTCTGGTTGTCACATTAGCACGAACCAGCTCGCCTACACGACCAATTGCCGGGCCTACGAAGAGTCCAACCTGCGTGATCCCACCCAACTATGTACCAGGCTACTCGACTCCGCCACGATCGACACAAAACATGGCAGTGCCTCCGTCTCCCATTTCACCCGA ACCCATCCTATCCGGCAGTCCAAACTGCCCGACATATCCAGCTACTGATTACGGCCCCATGGTCCATCCCCTACCAATGCCGCAGCAGCCTTTCATGCCTTTCCCTACAGATCCAGTCACACAACAGCCCATAACAGGCATCCCACCGTCGCCCGCTCCTCTCCGCCACTCCTTCGGCGACGCCTTTGCTGTTCCCTTTCTCCCCACATATCCTTTTACTACCACGCCACCGTTCCCTGACGCCCCAGCACATGGCGGCTTTAGTCTACCCGGACGCCGGGCCCACATGTCCGGCAAAGCTTCCTACGGCTACAATCCGGCGTTCGCGCCGCAGATCTACCACACCGGGGGCCCAGGCCCCCGTTCTTCCCCACGACGAACTATATTCGTGCAGAACCTCagtcccaccaccaccgacaagCTCCTTCGTGCCTTCATCGAAGAAAGCGGCGCCACAGTGGAGCAATCTGAGGTATCCACGGACCCTGACACCGGGCGCTGCAAAGGCTTCGCGCGGATAACCCTGCGCACAGCGGATGAAGCCAAGCGTGTTGTAGCGCAGTACAACGGAATCAACTTCATGGACGCGAAAATCCGCGTCAAGATTGACCGGAGTCTTCATGTCGCGTACAGCCTGACCCGCGAGAGACACACCGGTTCGGTTCCATTAGCTAACACGAACGGTCCGGTCGCAAAGAACCAAGGACCATACGGTCctggcaacaacaacagcccgAGGTCATCGTCGCTGTCTTCGTCGACTTCAGCGTCGTCCAAATCGGGCGAGCACTGCGGGCCTCTGGTTGTTAATGGGTCGAATACTGGAACTAAAGCAGCAGTGGCTACTTAG
- the SOL1 gene encoding 6-phosphogluconolactonase (COG:G;~EggNog:ENOG410PISM;~InterPro:IPR039104,IPR005900,IPR037171,IPR006148;~PFAM:PF01182;~go_function: GO:0017057 - 6-phosphogluconolactonase activity [Evidence IEA];~go_process: GO:0005975 - carbohydrate metabolic process [Evidence IEA];~go_process: GO:0006098 - pentose-phosphate shunt [Evidence IEA]) has translation MAGSTPNLYSFPNNDALAQQLRPYVLRCQNSALSRHSTFRVAVSGGSLPKVLAQALLAPGNGSPEDTAQFSKWDIFFADERAVPLDHEDSNYRLLKEELLNKIPSELGAPTVHTIDANHVNDDDPQELADLYQEELMRSFAAKDSVKLPVFDLILLGCGPDGHTCSLFPGHELLREKDSWVAAISDSPKPPPKRITLTLPVVTHALNVAFVATGGGKKDIMKQIFDAEEGRDLPSALVNQGGGEKVSWFTDNAAVEGVTFPRRGSL, from the coding sequence ATGGCCGGATCTACTCCCAACCTCTACAGTTTCCCTAACAACGACGCTTTGGCCCAGCAATTGAGGCCCTACGTCTTGCGGTGTCAGAACTCGGCCCTCAGCCGTCACAGCACATTCCGCGTCGCAGTCTCTGGTGGCTCCCTTCCGAAAGTTCTCGCGCAAGCCCTGCTGGCCCCTGGAAATGGCTCCCCCGAGGATACCGCTCAGTTCTCCAAGTGGGACATCTTCTTTGCCGATGAGCGCGCCGTGCCCCTCGATCACGAAGACAGCAACTACCGCCTGTTGAAGGAAGAGCTACTGAACAAGATCCCCTCGGAACTGGGTGCCCCGACCGTGCACACGATCGACGCCAATCACGTCAACGATGACGACCCGCAGGAGCTGGCGGATCTGTACCAGGAAGAGCTGATGCGCTCCTTTGCCGCCAAGGATAGCGTCAAGCTGCCTGTTTTTGATCTGATCCTACTGGGATGCGGCCCCGACGGCCACACTTGCAGTCTCTTCCCCGGACACGAATTGCTGCGGGAGAAGGATTCCTGGGTGGCTGCCATCAGCGACTCTCCTAAGCCGCCCCCGAAGCGCATTACTCTGACTTTGCCCGTGGTGACTCACGCCCTCAACGTCGCCTTTGTTGCTACTGGCGGTGGAAAGAAGGACATCATGAAGCAGATTTTCGACgctgaggaggggagggaccTGCCCTCCGCCCTCGTCAACCAGGGTGGTGGCGAGAAGGTGAGCTGGTTCACCGATAATGCGGCTGTGGAGGGAGTCACTTTCCCCCGACGTGGAAGCCTGTAA
- a CDS encoding uncharacterized protein (COG:S;~EggNog:ENOG410PNQ4), whose amino-acid sequence MPIPTRSLSLREPRKQNSTTVRTTTTGKPASTTSTSATSTSSSAATSTENLVTRSKSLLPIRDEGRATRSSRLQPPSEPRVAQRPSKPSDKVLQSQQPAQENTGITRRQNLIRPSPLKPSAPLKPTSTSSRRPTVAPSLSSPIKQEIPSRQNGRPLSPKKFETPARQNGRPLSPKKTDMPPPPRLARSASLRQPATSSSSTPSVARGHARHRSQGIGLPSGPQSPRKVDPPSPFPTSATVRSRAQLSTYQQPLSPKKVAKPATATQAADSPAVDTDSSLLPSSWPEIAALQTELLQLSLVHLSSCKQHIEWETTAEARLRSDYNLVASDYRAALGDEKEYQRQLNGNALHHWLENTRERNEQRGFAEQIRILSQVAEEVYNLSDNLEGRHTVAVQDFEAWFQRVEEIRTFRLHHGRNLDQVVFVDPLNHGWRDETSALVMKLELCLRQLQSLDILGYGDPGPLGDSALFRTAKGLEEMASMMIEELNTIRKIESDVVKSERDWVSQLARQLTANPAHDRKVPAVGMWGRPSLKS is encoded by the exons ATGCCAATTCCAACACGTTCCCTTTCGCTTCGTGAGCCCCGCAAACAA AACTCTACTACAGTGCGCACAACCACGACGGGTAAACCAGCATCCACGACCTCGACATCAGCAACCAGCACATCTTCCAGCGCTGCTACCAGCACCGAGAACCTCGTGACGCGGAGCAAGAGCCTCCTGCCTATTCGCGATGAGGGACGTGCGACAAGATCCTCTCGTCTACAACCACCGTCTGAGCCCCGCGTAGCCCAGCGGCCTAGCAAGCCTTCAGATAAGGTCCTGCAATCCCAGCAGCCCGCTCAGGAGAATACCGGTATAACCCGTCGCCAAAACCTGATCAGACCGAGCCCGCTAAAGCCTTCGGCACCTCTGAAGCCTACCTCTACCTCGTCCAGAAGGCCTACCGTTGCTCCAAGTTTGTCATCGCCGATTAAACAAGAAATACCCTCCAGGCAGAATGGACGACCTTTATCGCCGAAGAAATTCGAGACACCCGCGAGACAAAATGGACGGCCTTTATCCCCGAAGAAGACCGATatgcctccgcctccgcgaCTTGCCCGGTCGGCTTCTCTCAGACAGCCTGCCACCTCGAGCTCGAGCACGCCATCCGTGGCTAGAGGCCATGCGCGGCATCGCAGCCAGGGAATCGGGCTACCTTCGGGGCCTCAATCTCCGAGGAAAGTTGACCCTCCTTCGCCATTCCCTACCTCCGCCACTGTACGGTCCCGGGCTCAGCTCTCAACCTACCAACAACCGCTCTCCCCAAAGAAGGTGGCTAAGCCAGCGACTGCAACACAAGCGGCAGATTCGCCCGCCGTGGATACAGATTCTTCGTTGCTTCCTTCGTCTTGGCCGGAGATTGCGGCGCTACAAACAGAACTCTTACAGTTGAGCTTGGTTCACTTGTCTTCGTGCAAACAACACATTGAATGGGAGACTACTGCTGAAGCACGACTACGGAGCGATTATAATTTAGTGGCAAGCGACTATCGAGCGGCTCTGGGCGATGAGAAGGAGTACCAGAGACAGCTCAACGGGAATGCGTTGCATCACTGGCTTGAGAACACGCGTGAGCGCAATGAGCAACGAGGGTTTGCAGAGCAGATACGGATACTTTCTCAGGTAGCAGAGGAAGTCTACAATCTCTCTGACAACTTGGAAGGACGGCACACAGTGGCTGTTCAGGATTTCGAAGCCTGGTTTCAAAGAGTTGAGGAGATACGGACatttcgtcttcatcatggtCGCAACTTGGACCAGGTGGTCTTTGTCGATCCCTTGAACCATGGTTGGCGGGACGAGACATCTGCTTTGGTCATGAAGCTTGAACTGTGCCTGAGACAACTGCAGAGCCTGGACATTCTTGGATATGGCGATCCGGGTCCTTTAGGCGACTCCGCGCTGTTTCGGACAGCCAAGGGGCTAGAAGAAATGGCCAGCATGATGATTGAGGAACTGAACACGATCCGTAAGATTGAAAGCGACGTCGTAAAGTCAGAACGCGATTGGGTTAGTCAGCTGGCCCGGCAATTGACTGCAAATCCGGCACATGATCGGAAGGTTCCAGCAGTTGGAATGTGGGGACGGCCGTCGTTGAAGTCGTGA